The Acidobacteriota bacterium region ACATAAATTTCGAAAACCCGGAACCCGGAACCCGGAACCCGGAACCCGGAACCCGGACAAGATGATAGGGGGACAGGGGGACAGGGGGACAAGGGGACAAGGGGACAAGGGGACAAGTGATTTCTTTCATCTCTTATCCCTCATCCCTCATCCCTTAAAAAACCCGGAACCCGATTACACAATTTCAATCATAATGGCGATCCCCTGACCACCACCGATGCATGCCGAAGCAATGCCCAGTTTCTGGCCACGACGGCGCAGTTCGTGCATCAGTGTCAGAACCAGCCGCGTTCCAGAGGCGCCGAGTGGGTGACCCAGCGCAATCGCCCCGCCGTTGACATTCGTTTTTTCGCGATCCAGTCCAAGTGCTTTTTCCACTGCCAGATACTGGGCAGCAAACGCTTCGTTGACTTCAACCAGATCAATTTCAGCCAGCGTTTTACCAGTTTTCTGAAGCAATTTTTCAATCGCTGGCACCGGGCCGATGCCCATAATATCTGGAGAAACCCCCGCGACGCTCCAACCGACAATGCGGGCCAGCGGCTGTTTGTCTTTGGCTTTGACGTAGGCTTCACCAGCCAGCACCAATGCCGCACCACCATCCACAATTCCTGAAGCATTCCCACCAGTCACCATGCCGTCTTTGCCAAAGGCAGGACGCAATTTGGCCAGACCTTCGAGCGTCGTGTCAGCCCGCATGTGGTCATCTTTTTCAACCAGCAGCATTCCTTTGCGGGTTTTGACTTCAACTGGCACGATTTCTTCCTGTAACCGGCCCGCCGCGTAGGCTGCGGCAACCCGTTGCTGGCTGACCAGTGCAAAGGCATCTTGAGCCTCACGGCCAATGTCGTGCTGACGGGCCAGTTTTTCAGCCGTCTGCGCCATAAACAGGCCACAGAATCCGTCATAGAGTGACGACATTAACAAATCTTCGAGGTTGGAATCACCAAGCCGAAAACCAGTGCGCGCACCGCGAATCACATGCGGCGCCTGTGACATTGATTCCATCCCACCCGCCAGCACGGTGCCGGCTTCTTCAAGCTGGATTAACTGCGCACCGCTGATAATGGATTGAATTCCAGAACCGCACAGCCGGTTGACGGTCAATGCCGGGCGATCCACCGGAACGCCAGCTTTGAGCGCGACGTGGCGGGCGCCATAAATCGCACCTTTTGAAGTTTGAATCGCATTGCCAATAATGGTGTGATCAATCTCGTCGGCTGCCACACCTGATCGTTCAAAAGCCGCTTTGGCCGCCAGCGACCCCAGGTCACTGTCAGACAAATCATGAAACACCCCGGCATATTCGGCCATTGGGGTACGTGCACCACCTAAAATGAATACGTCCTTCATAAAAACTCCCGGAAACTTGGTAAAAATGAAAGGGGCAGGCCAGTTGAAAGCGAGTAGTGAGTAGTGAGTAGTGAGTAGTAAAACCCAGATTCATCTTGCAGAAGTGAATAAGTTCCTATTGTTCAACCAGTTTGCTGCATAGTTGATTGGCTACTCGCTACTCGCTACTCGCTACTCACTACTCGCTCAATCTCAGTCCACCAAATATTTGGCATGGGCTTTGTACTGGCGGTCTACATCTTCCAGGAACGCTTCATAACTTTCAACTGACATTACCTGAAACTTTTGCAGGAGCGGGATGGCAATTCGGGCGGCAACATGGGGGCGGGATTGTTGGGGGATTTCGTTTCGGCGGGCCAGGAATTTTTCAACGATCAGAAATTCCTGTTTGGTTAGTTGGCGGATGTCCAGTTGCAGCGCTGGTCGGTTGCTCCCATTGCGGCGGGTTTCACGCTCGTGACGGTCAAGGACTTCGGAAAGTGACGGCGCTTCAGAGGCGCGTTCTTTGACAACGACTGTTCCGGCAACGTAGTCACCAATCCGACGTGACTGGTCGCTGACAATGATCGTCACCACGCCAATCGCGTACCCTGACGGCAGCAAATCTATCACCCGGAGCATATTGCGGACCAGTGCTTCGAAAAAGCCGACAGCGCGGCCATCTTCGCGGATCACACGGAGTTTCATCCAGCGTTTGCCTGGGGTTTGCCCACTCCAGAGGCTTTCAAACAGCGTGAAATACCCAATAATGAGCAAAATCAAGCCGCCAATCACAAACACCACGGCAGCGATAGCCCAGTTTCCGGCTGATTTGAGAAAATCGAACACGTTATAAGCTGCATACACCAGGATCAGAATGGCAATAATCGCCGCGCCCTGAATCAAATGATCAATCAAGGCAGCCAGAAACCGCGTGCCTACACTGGCCAGCACAAACCGAAGCTGAACGTGCTCTGGGGTTTCGATGATGAGTTCGTTATCAACTTGCATGGCCGGAAGGCTCCTTTGAGGTTCGGCGTCTTAAAAGGACCAAAGGGACATAAAGGACGAAAAGGACATAAAGAACAATTATTCGAAAACCCGGAATCCTCAATCCTGACAAGATGACCAACTGACAAGATGACAAGGTGGTTTCTTTCATCCCTCATCCCTCATCCCTCATCCCTTCAGAAACCCGGAACCCGAATTAAAGCTTTCCAGCCCGGCGGCGGCGACCGTGTTCAACCGACATACAGCAATCCATCACCACGGCAAGCCCGGCAGCCTGCGCCCGGCCAGCAGCCGGTTCGTTGATGACACCAAACTGCATCCAGACGGCTTTGGCTCTTTTAGCAATTGCTTCTTCGACGATTTCCGGAACATCTTCTGGACGGCGGAAAATCGTGACCAGATCAACCTCATCTGGAATGGCGAGTAAGTTTGGGTAACACGGTTTCCCGAAGACTTCTTTCGCGGTCGGGTTGACCGGAATCACGTCATAACCGGTTTCAAGCAGATATTCGCTCACGCTATAACTTGGGCGATCCGGCTTTGGCGACAACCCGACGACAGCGACGCAACGGCAGGTTTTGAGAATGTTTTCAATAACTTGCGGGTCTTGATAGATTGGTTTCACCATAGTTTTTGACTGTCTTCTTTCTAACCGTCAATACTTCGCCACAGATACCACGAAGCAATTGTGCAATAAGGCTGCCATTTCGCCCCGATTTTGACCACTTCCTTTGGTGCCGGGAGCGAGTCGAGTTCATAGGCTTCCTTAATCGCCTTTTGAATTCCCAAATCAGCATCTGGAAGCACATTGAGCCGCCCCAGTCGGATCAAAAACATCTGCACCGTCCAGCGACCAATGCCTTTGACCGTCGTGAGAGCTTCGACCATGGCTTCGTCATCGAGTTCCTTGAGGTCGTCAACTGGAACAATTCCGCCTTCGAATTTGGCAGCCAGGTCTTTCAGGTATCCAAGTTTCTGGCGGGAAATCCCGGCTTTGCGGAGGTCTTCATCGGGCGTTTCAAGTACGCGTTTCGGTTCTGGCGTTGTGCCGCCATAAAGGTCTAAAAACCGTTGATGGATTGTCCCTGCGGCTTTGCCAGAGAGCTGTTGATAAATAATGGCACTGACCAGTGAATCAAACGGTTTGATCGTAGGCGTCGGACGGTAAAGGCATTCGCCAACGCGTTCGATGACTTTGGCCAGCCTGGGGTCGCTGTCAGATAGATGAGTAATGGCTTCGATGTGCATAAGATTTCGGAGTTCAACTGTGACGTTGATAAGTCAGTAGTCAGTAGTCAGTAGTCAGTAGTCAAAACCCGGATAGTTGAATCCGTGGAATTCTTGAAAAGAATTACTTCTAAATGATTCAAATAGAACAAAATCCACTTGACACGAATTCCAAAATCTCAACACTCGACTACTGACTACTGACTACTGACTACTGACTACTGACTACTGACTACTGACGAAAAACTGGGTATAGAGATTTGAATTCCGAACATATTACTCAGATATTGATCGTTTGACCAGTCGTGCGGTCTCAGGATTAGCCATTAAGTGCGGAACATCCTCCGGTTTGAGGCTCAATGGCCGGTCACGCTGGTTATCCACAATGCACAGAAAACCAAATGTTTCGTTGCTTTCATTCGCCAGCCGGTGAATCTGATTCGGACCAATATAGGCTAAATCCAAAAATCCCAGTGGTTTGACTTCACTCCCCAGAAGAATCTGGCCCTTGCCGCGCAATCCAATCACTGCGTGCGAATGACCGTGACATTCCAGCGAAGACCATCCACCTGGCTCAATTTCAAAATAGCGGACTTCAAACCCGACGGCATCTTCCGGCTGTCCAAACAACGTCTGCCGCAGGATGCCGCAAAACCCAGGCGTGTCACTGTCTGAAGGCTTGTATTCCTTGGTAGCAATTCCCTCCCAGCGAAAATTGCCGGAATAGGGCGTAAAGCGCACCAGTTCAGGATCTTGTACCGGGAGTGCAAGAACGGGTTTGGGTTCAATGGCGTTCATGCTCAATCC contains the following coding sequences:
- a CDS encoding CoA-binding protein produces the protein MVKPIYQDPQVIENILKTCRCVAVVGLSPKPDRPSYSVSEYLLETGYDVIPVNPTAKEVFGKPCYPNLLAIPDEVDLVTIFRRPEDVPEIVEEAIAKRAKAVWMQFGVINEPAAGRAQAAGLAVVMDCCMSVEHGRRRRAGKL
- a CDS encoding acetyl-CoA C-acetyltransferase, whose amino-acid sequence is MKDVFILGGARTPMAEYAGVFHDLSDSDLGSLAAKAAFERSGVAADEIDHTIIGNAIQTSKGAIYGARHVALKAGVPVDRPALTVNRLCGSGIQSIISGAQLIQLEEAGTVLAGGMESMSQAPHVIRGARTGFRLGDSNLEDLLMSSLYDGFCGLFMAQTAEKLARQHDIGREAQDAFALVSQQRVAAAYAAGRLQEEIVPVEVKTRKGMLLVEKDDHMRADTTLEGLAKLRPAFGKDGMVTGGNASGIVDGGAALVLAGEAYVKAKDKQPLARIVGWSVAGVSPDIMGIGPVPAIEKLLQKTGKTLAEIDLVEVNEAFAAQYLAVEKALGLDREKTNVNGGAIALGHPLGASGTRLVLTLMHELRRRGQKLGIASACIGGGQGIAIMIEIV
- a CDS encoding RDD family protein, translated to MQVDNELIIETPEHVQLRFVLASVGTRFLAALIDHLIQGAAIIAILILVYAAYNVFDFLKSAGNWAIAAVVFVIGGLILLIIGYFTLFESLWSGQTPGKRWMKLRVIREDGRAVGFFEALVRNMLRVIDLLPSGYAIGVVTIIVSDQSRRIGDYVAGTVVVKERASEAPSLSEVLDRHERETRRNGSNRPALQLDIRQLTKQEFLIVEKFLARRNEIPQQSRPHVAARIAIPLLQKFQVMSVESYEAFLEDVDRQYKAHAKYLVD
- a CDS encoding DNA-3-methyladenine glycosylase 2 family protein produces the protein MHIEAITHLSDSDPRLAKVIERVGECLYRPTPTIKPFDSLVSAIIYQQLSGKAAGTIHQRFLDLYGGTTPEPKRVLETPDEDLRKAGISRQKLGYLKDLAAKFEGGIVPVDDLKELDDEAMVEALTTVKGIGRWTVQMFLIRLGRLNVLPDADLGIQKAIKEAYELDSLPAPKEVVKIGAKWQPYCTIASWYLWRSIDG
- a CDS encoding cupin domain-containing protein — encoded protein: MNAIEPKPVLALPVQDPELVRFTPYSGNFRWEGIATKEYKPSDSDTPGFCGILRQTLFGQPEDAVGFEVRYFEIEPGGWSSLECHGHSHAVIGLRGKGQILLGSEVKPLGFLDLAYIGPNQIHRLANESNETFGFLCIVDNQRDRPLSLKPEDVPHLMANPETARLVKRSISE